One Longimicrobiales bacterium DNA segment encodes these proteins:
- the egtD gene encoding L-histidine N(alpha)-methyltransferase yields MSSGSVRLHDLHPAADRMLDDVVRGLSSVPRSLPPKYFYDAAGAALFEQITTLPEYYPTCTELEILERYDSDIAAAIPAAAHLIEFGSGSGLKTRLLLRALDTAVAYSPIDISRRQLIDFSTDVAAEFPALQVLPVCADYTQTVTLPEPDTPPTARVAFFPGSSIGNFQPLEAAAFLRRVRSLCGDSGGLLIGVDQEKDTAVLERAYNDEAGVTAAFNLNMLVRLNRELGADFDLTAFRHHAFYDEGDHRIEMRLLCTRPCTVTIPNPTGGPAWTFGFEAGDHITTEYSYKYSRDGFEEMVAGAGWRAARYWTDDRSWFGVWLLEAG; encoded by the coding sequence ATGAGCAGCGGTTCGGTACGTCTGCATGATCTGCATCCGGCCGCCGACCGGATGCTCGATGACGTCGTGCGCGGCCTCTCGTCCGTGCCACGCTCGCTGCCGCCGAAGTACTTCTACGACGCCGCGGGCGCAGCACTGTTCGAGCAGATCACAACGTTGCCGGAATACTATCCGACGTGCACCGAGCTGGAGATCCTCGAGCGCTACGACAGCGACATCGCCGCCGCCATACCCGCCGCCGCGCATCTCATCGAGTTCGGCAGCGGCAGCGGTCTGAAGACGCGGTTGCTGCTGCGTGCGCTCGATACGGCCGTCGCGTATTCACCCATCGACATCTCACGTAGACAGCTGATCGATTTCTCCACTGACGTGGCGGCCGAGTTTCCCGCGCTGCAGGTGCTCCCCGTCTGCGCCGATTATACACAGACCGTCACACTGCCGGAGCCGGACACCCCACCGACGGCGCGCGTGGCATTCTTCCCCGGCTCGAGCATTGGCAACTTCCAGCCGCTCGAGGCGGCGGCGTTCCTGCGCAGGGTGCGCTCGCTGTGCGGCGACTCGGGCGGGCTGCTGATCGGTGTGGATCAGGAGAAGGACACGGCTGTTCTCGAGCGCGCCTACAATGACGAGGCCGGCGTCACCGCCGCGTTCAACCTCAACATGCTCGTGCGATTGAACCGCGAGCTGGGCGCAGACTTCGACCTCACTGCGTTCCGGCATCACGCCTTCTACGACGAAGGCGACCATCGCATTGAGATGCGACTCTTGTGTACACGGCCGTGCACCGTGACTATACCGAACCCCACGGGCGGCCCCGCCTGGACATTCGGATTCGAGGCCGGGGACCACATCACCACGGAATACTCCTATAAGTACTCGCGCGATGGTTTCGAAGAGATGGTCGCAGGGGCGGGCTGGCGGGCGGCACGGTACTGGACGGACGATCGTTCCTGGTTCGGCGTCTGGCTGCTCGAGGCCGGCTGA
- a CDS encoding hemolysin family protein, whose product MTTLVLVIGVSLSISFMCSILEAVLLSVSHSYVAVLQEEGDPAGDLLARMRSNIDEPIAAILTLNTIAHTIGAAMGGAIALEVFGSRWIAAFSAVLTLIILIFSEILPKTIGATFWQQLAPAAARVLRVMIILMKPILIPLAVFNRLITPKGERGSTVSRAELEVLAEIGRREGTIDQAEWEVMTNVMNLDEVRVGQVMTPRTQMVAIDISTSLDEAQRVMLDEGHLRLPVYNERVDSIVGVLIARDLWRAAREGVRDLKTVLRPATFVPESKPVEALIREMRMQRLKMAIVLDEYGGTAGLVTLEDLIEEIVGEIQDEHEQDPLPFEEELEGEVRISGSVPVTEVNERFELDLPEDMYETVGGFVFGTLGRVGKVGDEVTVTGGVLRVIAMDGRRIDRVAFVPDPYSDVHASE is encoded by the coding sequence ATGACCACCCTCGTGCTGGTCATCGGCGTTTCGCTGTCGATCTCGTTCATGTGCTCCATCCTGGAAGCGGTACTGCTGTCGGTCTCGCATTCCTACGTGGCCGTGCTCCAGGAAGAGGGCGATCCGGCGGGCGATCTGCTCGCGCGCATGCGCAGCAACATCGACGAGCCGATCGCGGCCATCCTGACGCTCAACACGATCGCGCATACCATCGGTGCTGCCATGGGCGGCGCCATAGCGCTGGAGGTGTTCGGAAGCCGGTGGATCGCGGCGTTCTCGGCAGTGCTGACGCTGATCATCCTGATTTTCTCCGAGATCCTGCCCAAGACCATCGGCGCGACATTCTGGCAGCAGCTCGCTCCCGCCGCAGCGCGTGTGCTCCGCGTCATGATCATCCTGATGAAGCCGATTCTGATCCCGCTGGCCGTGTTCAACCGGCTCATCACGCCCAAGGGGGAACGTGGCTCGACGGTGAGCCGAGCGGAGCTCGAAGTGCTGGCGGAGATCGGTCGCCGCGAAGGGACGATCGACCAGGCCGAGTGGGAGGTGATGACGAATGTCATGAACCTCGATGAGGTCCGGGTCGGTCAGGTCATGACGCCGCGCACGCAGATGGTGGCCATCGATATCTCCACATCCCTCGATGAGGCGCAGCGGGTAATGCTCGACGAGGGGCACCTGCGGTTGCCGGTCTACAACGAGCGCGTGGACAGCATTGTCGGCGTGCTGATCGCACGCGATCTGTGGCGCGCGGCGCGCGAGGGGGTCAGAGACCTGAAGACCGTGCTGCGGCCGGCGACGTTCGTGCCCGAATCGAAGCCTGTCGAAGCGCTCATCCGCGAGATGCGCATGCAGCGGCTCAAGATGGCGATAGTCCTGGACGAGTACGGCGGTACCGCCGGTCTCGTGACGCTCGAGGATCTGATCGAGGAGATCGTCGGCGAGATCCAGGACGAGCACGAACAGGACCCGCTCCCGTTCGAAGAGGAGCTCGAAGGCGAGGTCCGCATCAGCGGTTCGGTCCCGGTGACGGAGGTGAACGAGCGATTCGAGCTGGATCTGCCCGAGGACATGTACGAGACCGTAGGCGGATTCGTCTTCGGCACGCTCGGCCGGGTAGGGAAGGTCGGTGATGAGGTGACCGTGACAGGGGGCGTGCTGCGCGTCATTGCGATGGACGGTCGCCGCATCGATCGCGTCGCGTTCGTGCCCGACCCCTACAGCGACGTGCACGCTTCGGAGTAG
- a CDS encoding aldo/keto reductase gives MYTRREWLGLTLGAGAALALAPGCRAAPSPASAAGSSAMRKLITRAVPSTGEQLPIVGLGSSATFSRVARTEDHDALREVLRTMVDAGATVFDTAPGYGASEEVAGAIAAELGITDRIFWATKVNVAGRDDGRADPAAARAQLEASFQKLRTPVIDLIQVHNLGDVPTQLGILKELKQQERVRYIGVTTTSEGRYPDLMEIMRNEPLDFIGIDYAVDNREVEEQVLPLAAERKIGVLVYAPFGRTRLWARVADRELPAWAAEFDATSWAQFFIKYAASHPAVTVVTPATSQARHMTDNLGGGMGRLPDEAMRRRMAEFVDALPPAAR, from the coding sequence ATGTATACTCGACGCGAATGGCTCGGACTCACTCTCGGCGCGGGCGCCGCCCTGGCGCTCGCGCCCGGCTGCCGCGCAGCCCCTTCACCCGCGAGCGCAGCGGGCAGCTCGGCGATGCGCAAGCTTATAACCCGCGCGGTCCCCTCCACCGGAGAGCAGCTGCCGATCGTAGGCCTCGGCAGCTCGGCGACCTTTTCGCGAGTCGCTCGGACGGAAGACCACGACGCCCTGCGCGAGGTCCTGCGAACCATGGTGGATGCCGGCGCCACGGTGTTCGATACCGCACCGGGCTACGGCGCATCGGAGGAGGTGGCGGGCGCCATCGCGGCGGAGCTCGGCATCACAGATCGCATCTTCTGGGCGACGAAGGTCAACGTCGCCGGACGAGACGACGGCCGCGCGGATCCGGCGGCGGCCCGCGCGCAGCTCGAGGCGTCGTTCCAGAAGCTGCGGACACCCGTGATCGACCTGATCCAGGTGCACAACCTCGGCGATGTCCCCACACAGCTCGGCATCCTGAAGGAGCTGAAGCAGCAGGAGCGCGTCCGCTACATCGGAGTGACAACAACGAGCGAAGGACGCTATCCTGACCTGATGGAGATCATGCGCAACGAGCCGCTCGACTTCATCGGGATCGACTACGCCGTGGACAACCGCGAGGTAGAGGAGCAGGTGCTGCCACTCGCGGCCGAGCGGAAGATCGGCGTGCTGGTCTATGCGCCGTTCGGTCGCACGCGCCTCTGGGCACGCGTCGCCGATCGCGAGCTGCCCGCGTGGGCCGCGGAGTTCGATGCGACCAGCTGGGCCCAGTTCTTCATCAAGTACGCGGCCAGCCACCCGGCCGTCACGGTCGTGACGCCCGCCACGAGCCAGGCGCGGCACATGACCGACAACCTGGGCGGCGGCATGGGCCGTCTCCCGGACGAAGCGATGCGCCGCCGCATGGCCGAGTTCGTGGACGCCTTGCCGCCGGCTGCGCGCTAA
- a CDS encoding ABC transporter substrate-binding protein — MIHTGHPAAAARLRIAVALIAGVLVSACGDGSAPAADGAVNDRETLGGGPAGGVLVVLADREPDQLNPVTFNSVPAYHAVHLMFRALAGRDSTLSGYAPDLATSWRLEDDSTLVLALRDDVYWHDGVRVTAEDVVFTIGLQGDPLTASPRQADVAAVTSAVARDSFTVAVTLSRTGMYTVNSLLEVVPVPKHLLGDVAPAEIRTAAFNRAPVGNGFYRFGSWTAGQSLQLEVHADKPDGSAAIARIIMRFIPDVSAAMTELLAGQGDLLSRLPPSQKDRMEAAATVAVHTAPRIRPAWIALNTRRPPFEDVRVRRAFLLATDRDEIARGLFGDIGEPALSPIPKILREHSPDVRPIPFDPDSARLLLAQAGWRDGNGDGVLERNGRPLRIEVDFVSTDQTRQDVLVAMQSMVRRVGIELVPRAYESTTWVQRLRDGSFTASFWGWGWGPGVMGPNAEMVFHSRSIPPNGPNFAASSHPRIDALIDSSLVTTDTARARTIWRELEQLMIDDVVYAPIYMDPELYAVHARLKNVEFRGLEWNEDAVYWWIDPDDRLGRDRVRRSP; from the coding sequence GTGATTCACACAGGACATCCCGCAGCGGCGGCCAGGCTGCGCATCGCGGTGGCGCTCATCGCGGGCGTGCTCGTCAGCGCGTGCGGCGATGGTTCCGCACCGGCGGCGGATGGTGCCGTGAACGATCGCGAGACGCTCGGCGGCGGGCCGGCGGGCGGCGTGCTTGTCGTACTTGCGGACCGCGAGCCGGACCAGCTGAACCCGGTCACGTTCAACAGCGTGCCCGCCTATCATGCCGTCCACCTCATGTTCCGCGCTCTGGCGGGACGCGACTCGACGTTGAGCGGATACGCGCCTGACCTCGCGACGTCGTGGCGGCTGGAGGACGACTCGACGCTGGTGCTTGCGCTGCGCGACGACGTGTACTGGCACGACGGCGTGCGGGTCACTGCTGAGGACGTCGTGTTCACGATCGGTCTCCAGGGCGACCCGCTGACCGCGTCACCGCGACAGGCGGATGTCGCCGCCGTCACGTCAGCGGTGGCGCGCGACAGCTTCACGGTCGCGGTGACACTGTCGCGTACGGGCATGTACACGGTGAACTCTCTGCTCGAGGTGGTGCCGGTCCCGAAGCATCTGCTCGGCGACGTCGCACCTGCGGAGATCCGCACGGCGGCGTTCAACCGTGCACCGGTCGGCAACGGCTTCTACCGGTTCGGCAGCTGGACGGCCGGTCAGAGCCTGCAGCTCGAGGTCCATGCGGACAAGCCGGACGGGAGTGCGGCGATCGCGCGGATCATCATGCGCTTCATTCCTGACGTGAGTGCGGCGATGACGGAGCTGCTCGCCGGCCAGGGTGACCTGCTCTCACGTCTGCCGCCCAGCCAGAAGGATCGGATGGAGGCCGCCGCGACGGTGGCGGTGCATACGGCGCCGCGCATCCGGCCCGCATGGATAGCACTGAATACGCGGCGCCCGCCGTTCGAGGATGTGCGGGTGCGTCGCGCTTTCCTGCTGGCGACGGATCGGGACGAGATCGCGCGCGGACTGTTCGGTGACATCGGCGAGCCCGCGCTGTCGCCGATCCCGAAGATCCTGCGCGAGCACTCGCCGGATGTGCGGCCGATACCGTTCGATCCCGACAGTGCACGTCTGCTGCTGGCGCAGGCGGGGTGGCGCGACGGCAACGGCGACGGCGTGCTCGAGCGCAACGGTCGGCCGCTTCGCATCGAGGTGGACTTCGTGTCGACGGATCAGACGCGGCAGGATGTGCTCGTCGCCATGCAGAGCATGGTGCGCCGCGTCGGCATCGAGCTGGTCCCGCGCGCGTACGAGAGCACGACATGGGTGCAGCGTCTCCGCGACGGGTCCTTCACCGCATCGTTCTGGGGCTGGGGCTGGGGTCCGGGCGTCATGGGACCGAACGCCGAGATGGTGTTCCACTCCCGCTCGATTCCGCCGAACGGCCCGAACTTCGCCGCGTCCAGTCATCCGCGCATCGACGCTCTTATCGACAGCAGTCTCGTCACGACGGATACCGCTCGTGCACGCACGATCTGGCGCGAGCTCGAGCAGTTGATGATCGACGACGTGGTCTATGCTCCCATCTACATGGACCCGGAGCTCTACGCGGTGCACGCGCGGCTGAAGAACGTCGAGTTCCGCGGCCTCGAGTGGAACGAGGACGCGGTGTACTGGTGGATCGATCCGGACGATCGGCTCGGGCGGGACAGGGTGAGGCGTTCGCCGTGA
- a CDS encoding DUF3667 domain-containing protein, with amino-acid sequence MSEERPNTRWRPPGEPCLNCGDPTPGRYCPTCGQRKVEVLVSIRGLLADVLEDQLVLNRALPRTLGALLFRPGFLTAEYVRGRIVRYIAPFRLYLVSSVVFFLLMSFIGIRGVDVDINATGDDVPGADVNVALDSAIAALRAEQQTLQDLDSASAGDSARAAALQARMSQVVASLEAMSDTAALRDTAGAPDLGLDADSALPQGARQPWARNIRFDGSSGLFRAALERKLGQVGHLPLRDAVRELLRDLLEYAPHMVFLLLPLFALILKLLYIRRGRYYAEHFVFALHAHAFIFAMFTLMLILPWSLEFLFVIWIEVYLWLALRRVYQQGWVRTTLKWWALGAVYSLFLLLGAVGLAVATLLLT; translated from the coding sequence ATGAGCGAGGAACGCCCCAACACACGCTGGCGCCCACCGGGCGAGCCATGCCTCAACTGCGGGGACCCGACGCCCGGCCGGTACTGCCCGACGTGCGGGCAGCGCAAGGTCGAAGTCCTGGTCTCCATCCGCGGACTCCTCGCCGATGTGCTCGAAGACCAGCTCGTCCTGAACCGGGCGCTGCCGCGCACCCTGGGCGCACTGCTGTTCCGCCCGGGTTTCCTGACCGCGGAATACGTACGCGGTCGCATCGTCCGCTACATCGCGCCGTTCCGTCTCTACCTGGTGTCCAGCGTCGTGTTCTTCCTGCTGATGTCGTTCATCGGCATCCGGGGCGTGGATGTGGATATCAACGCGACGGGGGACGACGTACCGGGCGCGGATGTCAACGTCGCGCTCGACAGCGCGATCGCCGCGCTCAGAGCGGAACAGCAGACGCTGCAGGATCTGGACTCGGCATCCGCAGGGGATTCTGCGCGCGCGGCAGCGCTTCAGGCGCGCATGAGCCAGGTCGTGGCCTCCCTGGAAGCAATGTCGGATACGGCAGCGCTCCGGGACACGGCCGGCGCGCCCGATCTGGGCCTCGATGCGGACAGCGCATTGCCGCAGGGTGCACGCCAGCCGTGGGCGCGCAATATCCGGTTCGACGGCTCATCGGGTCTCTTCCGCGCCGCGCTCGAGCGCAAGCTGGGCCAGGTCGGCCATCTGCCGTTGCGCGATGCAGTCCGGGAACTGCTCCGGGACCTGCTCGAGTACGCGCCCCACATGGTATTCCTGCTGCTGCCGCTGTTCGCGCTCATCCTGAAACTCCTCTACATCCGTCGCGGACGGTATTACGCCGAGCACTTCGTTTTCGCCCTGCACGCGCACGCGTTCATCTTTGCGATGTTCACGCTGATGCTCATTCTGCCGTGGTCCCTCGAATTCCTGTTCGTCATCTGGATCGAGGTCTACCTGTGGCTGGCACTTCGTCGGGTCTATCAGCAGGGCTGGGTGCGCACGACGCTGAAGTGGTGGGCGCTGGGCGCCGTCTACTCGCTGTTCCTGCTGCTCGGTGCGGTCGGCCTCGCCGTAGCCACGCTGCTGCTCACCTGA
- a CDS encoding UbiD family decarboxylase: protein MMGYESLESCVLDLERHGHLVRIREEVDPYLEMSAIHMRVHERGGPALLFENVKGTRFRAVSNLFGTMERSRFIFRDTLDRVKALVALKYDPLRAAKSPVRYLPVLGTATSALPRRMRRAAPVSHGTAVVSELPQIVNWPRDGGAFITLPQVYSEDVNAPGVMNANLGMYRIQMGGNEYVPDREIGLHYQIHRGIGVHQARANEAGRPLDVSVFVGGPPAHTLAAVMPLPEGLPEVTFAGALGNRAFRWFRDDAGFVVSADADFVITGTVHPHDNKPEGPFGDHLGYYSLAHPFPVMRVAHVYHRRNAIWPFTVVGRPPQEDTSFGALIHELTGTAIPQEIPGVHAVHAVDAAGVHPLLFAIGSERYTPFLEERHPQELLTIANHIFGKNQLSLAKYLWICAHEDDPDLDIHDVAAFMMHVLERFDPTRDLHFQTRTTIDTLDYSGTGLNAGSKLAIAAAGTRRRELARGLPPDLALPLPFAGVQLVFPGVATLKAPPFTTYARAAQEIRLLEGELRDQPLDGLPLLVLCDDPAFTAASIDNFVWVTFTRSNPSHDVHGVGSFIEHKHWGCRGPVIIDARIKPHHAPVLEKDPGVERRVDRLGARGASLHGII, encoded by the coding sequence ATGATGGGGTACGAGAGCCTGGAATCGTGCGTGCTCGATCTCGAACGCCATGGCCATCTGGTGCGGATCCGCGAGGAGGTCGATCCGTATCTGGAGATGTCAGCCATCCACATGCGCGTCCACGAGCGCGGCGGGCCCGCGCTCCTGTTCGAGAATGTGAAGGGCACGCGGTTCCGGGCTGTCTCCAACCTGTTCGGCACCATGGAGCGCTCGCGCTTCATCTTCCGCGACACTCTCGATCGAGTGAAGGCTCTCGTCGCGCTCAAGTACGATCCGCTCCGCGCCGCGAAGAGTCCGGTCCGCTATCTGCCCGTCCTCGGCACCGCCACGTCCGCACTGCCCCGGCGCATGAGGCGGGCTGCACCGGTCAGCCATGGCACGGCGGTGGTCAGCGAGCTGCCGCAGATCGTGAACTGGCCGCGCGACGGCGGTGCGTTCATCACGCTGCCGCAGGTCTACTCCGAGGATGTGAATGCGCCCGGCGTCATGAACGCCAACCTGGGCATGTATCGCATCCAGATGGGCGGCAACGAGTACGTCCCCGATCGCGAGATCGGGCTGCACTACCAGATCCATCGCGGTATCGGGGTGCACCAGGCGCGCGCCAACGAGGCGGGCAGACCTCTCGATGTCAGCGTATTCGTCGGCGGCCCGCCCGCGCACACGCTCGCTGCGGTAATGCCTCTGCCCGAGGGACTGCCGGAGGTGACGTTTGCCGGCGCGCTCGGCAATCGCGCGTTCCGCTGGTTCCGCGATGATGCGGGATTCGTCGTCTCGGCGGATGCCGACTTCGTGATCACGGGGACCGTGCACCCGCACGACAACAAGCCGGAAGGTCCGTTCGGCGACCATCTCGGCTACTACAGTCTCGCGCACCCGTTTCCCGTCATGCGCGTCGCCCACGTCTATCACCGCAGGAACGCGATCTGGCCGTTCACCGTGGTCGGCCGGCCGCCGCAGGAGGACACCAGCTTCGGTGCGCTGATCCATGAGCTGACCGGCACTGCCATACCGCAGGAGATCCCGGGCGTTCACGCAGTCCATGCCGTGGATGCCGCCGGTGTCCACCCGCTGCTGTTCGCGATCGGCAGTGAGCGCTACACGCCGTTCCTCGAGGAGCGTCATCCGCAGGAGCTGCTCACGATCGCCAATCACATCTTCGGCAAGAATCAGCTGAGTCTGGCCAAGTACCTGTGGATCTGCGCGCACGAGGATGACCCGGACCTCGACATCCACGACGTCGCGGCGTTCATGATGCACGTGCTCGAGCGTTTCGATCCGACGCGTGACCTGCATTTCCAGACCAGGACGACGATCGACACGCTCGACTACAGCGGCACCGGCCTGAATGCGGGCTCGAAGCTGGCGATCGCAGCCGCGGGGACGAGGCGCCGCGAGCTGGCGCGCGGGCTGCCGCCGGATCTGGCGCTGCCGCTGCCATTCGCAGGTGTGCAGCTGGTGTTTCCCGGTGTGGCGACCCTCAAGGCGCCGCCGTTTACGACGTACGCGCGCGCGGCACAGGAGATCCGCCTGCTGGAAGGGGAGCTGCGGGACCAGCCGCTCGATGGCCTGCCACTGCTGGTGCTGTGCGATGACCCCGCGTTCACGGCGGCGTCGATCGACAATTTCGTCTGGGTCACGTTCACGCGCAGCAATCCGTCACACGATGTGCACGGCGTCGGCAGCTTCATCGAGCACAAGCACTGGGGCTGCCGCGGTCCGGTCATCATCGATGCGCGCATCAAGCCGCACCATGCGCCCGTTCTGGAGAAGGATCCCGGAGTCGAGCGCCGCGTCGACCGTCTGGGCGCACGCGGCGCGTCGCTCCATGGTATCATTTAG
- the egtB gene encoding ergothioneine biosynthesis protein EgtB, with protein sequence MATVMREAAAAPPVARYIEVRGQTERLCEPLATEDFVVQSMADVSPTKWHLAHTSWFFETFILKPHLPAYREIDPRYAFLFNSYYMQAGERHCRAQRGYISRPTVAEVYDYRHHVDEAMQRLLREREDGAIAGLLELGLNHEQQHQELMLTDIKHVFSVNPLRPVYRPRTADPSGDTGSAEWVAFEGGLHEIGHTGDGFSYDNESPRHRVYVEPFQLASRLVTNGEYLEFMEDGGYGRPELWLSMGWAAVQENEWSEPFYWEQRDGEWWLFTLNGMRRVEAHEPVCHLSYFEADAFARWRGARLPTEAEWEIAAASTAAGAAVDGTGAGNLVEDGNYHPLPARADTAGLQQMFGDVWEWTQSQYSPYPGYRPAPGAIGEYNGKFMCNQFVLRGGSCATPRSHIRATYRNFFPPEATWQFSGVRLASDG encoded by the coding sequence ATGGCTACAGTGATGAGAGAGGCGGCGGCGGCGCCGCCGGTTGCGCGGTACATCGAGGTGCGCGGCCAGACGGAGCGTCTGTGCGAGCCGCTCGCCACGGAGGACTTCGTGGTTCAGTCGATGGCGGACGTGAGCCCCACCAAGTGGCACCTCGCGCATACCAGCTGGTTCTTCGAGACGTTCATCCTGAAGCCGCATCTGCCGGCCTATCGGGAGATCGATCCGCGCTATGCGTTCCTGTTCAACTCGTACTACATGCAGGCGGGCGAGCGGCACTGCCGGGCGCAGCGCGGCTACATCTCGCGTCCGACCGTCGCCGAGGTGTACGACTACCGGCATCACGTCGACGAAGCTATGCAGCGCCTGCTCCGGGAAAGGGAGGACGGTGCCATCGCCGGCCTGCTCGAGCTGGGTCTGAACCACGAGCAGCAGCACCAGGAGCTGATGCTGACTGACATCAAGCACGTATTCTCCGTTAATCCGCTGCGTCCCGTATACCGGCCGCGGACGGCAGACCCGTCCGGCGACACCGGGTCGGCGGAGTGGGTGGCTTTCGAGGGCGGACTGCACGAGATCGGGCATACCGGCGACGGGTTCAGCTACGACAATGAATCGCCGCGGCACCGGGTGTACGTTGAGCCGTTCCAACTTGCTTCGCGCCTCGTCACGAACGGCGAATACCTCGAATTCATGGAAGATGGTGGATACGGCAGACCGGAGCTGTGGCTTTCGATGGGCTGGGCGGCCGTTCAGGAGAACGAGTGGAGCGAGCCGTTCTACTGGGAGCAGCGCGACGGCGAGTGGTGGCTGTTCACGTTGAACGGCATGCGGCGGGTGGAGGCGCACGAGCCGGTGTGCCACCTGAGCTACTTCGAGGCCGACGCGTTCGCCCGCTGGCGCGGAGCGCGGCTGCCGACCGAAGCGGAATGGGAGATCGCCGCTGCGTCGACCGCTGCGGGGGCAGCGGTCGACGGCACCGGTGCGGGTAACCTGGTCGAGGATGGCAACTACCATCCGCTGCCCGCGCGTGCTGACACGGCGGGTCTGCAACAGATGTTCGGTGACGTCTGGGAATGGACACAGAGTCAGTACTCGCCCTACCCGGGTTATCGTCCGGCTCCGGGAGCGATCGGCGAGTACAACGGGAAGTTCATGTGCAACCAGTTCGTGCTGCGCGGCGGCTCCTGCGCGACACCGCGCAGTCACATTCGTGCCACGTACCGTAACTTCTTCCCCCCCGAGGCGACCTGGCAGTTCAGCGGCGTCCGGCTGGCGAGCGACGGATGA
- a CDS encoding tetratricopeptide repeat protein has translation MMKTNAVRGLATAGTVAAVVLLGACSDDRDAQARAAEGGVVVAHAAPAPAPAVTPIDTSTLEPAPRFTNVAYADAESVFRRGRYDESAEMFEVYTSENPTNAFGHYMHGLSAWKSGDHATAEDALTRAVELSGETVKIRTNLGRVLLERGRAAEALPHLEQAVELEPTSHEVWRVLGNVYAGMGRSVDAIDAYRQALMLNDHDAWTMNNYGLALIRIGRYEDALRPLSRAVELVPLSATFQNNLGVALERTGELESARAAFAAALGADSTYVKAAASLERVEARLLMSPMDAIDVSIFARQFVEDVAAWTGEDQHDC, from the coding sequence ATGATGAAGACGAATGCAGTACGCGGCCTCGCGACGGCCGGAACAGTCGCAGCAGTGGTGCTGCTCGGTGCGTGCAGCGATGATCGCGATGCGCAGGCACGGGCCGCCGAGGGCGGAGTCGTCGTTGCACACGCAGCGCCGGCGCCCGCGCCTGCGGTCACGCCGATCGACACGTCGACGCTGGAGCCGGCCCCACGGTTCACGAACGTCGCCTACGCCGATGCGGAGTCGGTCTTCCGCAGGGGCAGGTATGACGAATCGGCCGAGATGTTCGAGGTTTACACGTCGGAAAACCCCACGAACGCATTCGGTCACTACATGCACGGGCTGTCCGCGTGGAAGTCGGGCGATCACGCGACAGCGGAGGATGCGCTCACGCGCGCCGTCGAGCTGAGCGGGGAGACCGTGAAGATCCGTACGAATCTGGGTCGCGTACTGCTCGAGCGCGGCCGGGCGGCGGAGGCGCTGCCGCACCTGGAGCAGGCCGTGGAGCTGGAGCCGACATCGCACGAGGTGTGGCGCGTGCTCGGGAACGTCTACGCCGGGATGGGCCGGAGTGTGGATGCGATCGATGCGTATCGCCAGGCGCTGATGCTGAACGATCACGATGCGTGGACGATGAACAACTATGGGCTCGCACTGATCCGCATCGGCCGCTACGAGGATGCGCTGCGCCCGCTGTCGCGGGCCGTGGAGCTGGTGCCGCTGTCCGCGACGTTCCAGAACAACCTGGGCGTTGCGCTGGAGCGGACGGGTGAGCTGGAGAGTGCACGTGCGGCTTTCGCCGCGGCACTGGGCGCTGACAGCACGTACGTCAAGGCGGCCGCGAGCCTGGAACGCGTGGAGGCGCGGCTCCTTATGTCACCCATGGACGCGATCGACGTGTCGATATTCGCGCGGCAGTTCGTGGAGGACGTGGCCGCCTGGACAGGCGAGGATCAGCACGACTGCTAG